A single Streptomyces sp. Edi2 DNA region contains:
- a CDS encoding polyprenyl synthetase family protein translates to MTVVGPFGLSVRDQALEADVQAGLAAVEEGLLEATKSDVPFITEAAQHLVRAGGKRFRPLLVTLAARFGDPYSPGVVPSAVVVELTHLATLYHDDVMDEAEVRRGVASANARWGNSVAVLTGDFLFARASHILADLGPEAVRIQAEAFERLVTGQILETAGPRDGRDPISHYLDVLAGKTGSLVAVACRFGAMMSGAEESAVNILTQYGERLGTAFQLADDVLDIASDSHESGKTPGTDLREGIPTLPVLHLRARAESDAGTPEDRALAELLSGDLTDDARHAEALAGLRAHPALEEARRDTVRYAQEARAMLAPLRSCTAKSALEGLCDAVVHRAG, encoded by the coding sequence GTGACCGTCGTCGGGCCCTTCGGGCTGAGCGTGCGGGACCAGGCTCTTGAGGCCGATGTCCAGGCCGGGTTGGCGGCTGTCGAGGAGGGCCTGCTGGAGGCCACCAAGAGCGACGTGCCGTTCATCACCGAAGCCGCGCAGCACCTCGTGCGCGCGGGCGGTAAGCGGTTCCGGCCGCTGCTGGTGACGCTGGCCGCCCGATTCGGTGACCCCTACAGCCCGGGCGTGGTGCCCTCCGCGGTCGTCGTGGAGCTGACGCATCTCGCGACGCTCTATCACGACGACGTGATGGACGAGGCCGAAGTGCGCCGCGGCGTGGCCAGCGCCAACGCCCGCTGGGGCAACTCCGTCGCGGTGCTGACCGGCGATTTCCTGTTCGCGCGCGCCTCGCACATCCTCGCCGACCTCGGCCCTGAGGCGGTCCGGATCCAGGCCGAGGCGTTCGAGCGCCTGGTGACCGGCCAGATCCTGGAGACCGCGGGCCCGCGCGACGGCCGTGACCCCATCAGCCACTACCTGGACGTCCTCGCGGGCAAGACCGGCTCGCTGGTCGCCGTCGCGTGCCGGTTCGGCGCGATGATGTCGGGCGCCGAGGAGTCGGCGGTCAACATCCTCACCCAGTACGGCGAGCGCCTGGGCACCGCCTTCCAGCTGGCCGACGACGTGCTGGACATCGCCAGCGATTCGCATGAATCGGGCAAGACGCCCGGCACGGACCTGCGGGAGGGCATCCCGACGCTGCCCGTGCTGCATCTGCGGGCGCGCGCCGAGAGCGACGCCGGGACGCCCGAGGACCGTGCCCTTGCCGAGCTGCTGTCCGGCGACCTCACGGACGACGCCCGGCACGCCGAGGCACTGGCCGGCCTGCGCGCCCACCCGGCGCTCGAAGAGGCCCGCCGCGACACCGTGCGCTATGCGCAGGAGGCCCGCGCGATGCTGGCGCCGCTGCGGTCCTGCACGGCCAAGTCGGCCCTGGAAGGGCTCTGCGACGCGGTGGTGCACCGGGCTGGCTGA
- a CDS encoding FAD-dependent oxidoreductase, with the protein MSTPVAVIGAGPYGVSTAAHLRARGLPVRVFGAPMASWRTQMPAGMLLKSTPAASTIDVPQPGRTLGDFCAETGEGPYASDWDIVPIEVFIRYGQWVQQRTVPDLEQVKVVSVDRRDGGFELKLDSGEQVGARAVVVATGLSGLAQLPPELAAAIPDGPSATGPVSHSSQHHDLSALAGREVVVIGAGQSALESAVLLAEAGAASVRVVARGQAAVGFGAPPDRQPRLRPPSPFGNAWSLHALTYYAGGFRRLPVPARRYLVRRVLGPLGAWWLRDRFAGRVQVTQGRRIVRATVRDGRPVLALRGADGQGGELAADHVLAATGYRMDLAALDFLGQGLRTGIVTRAGGPLLDAGFGSSVPGLYFTGLPAAASFGPVMRFVCGTEFASPRLARAVARAFG; encoded by the coding sequence GTGAGCACTCCGGTAGCGGTCATCGGGGCCGGCCCGTACGGCGTGTCGACGGCCGCGCATCTACGGGCCCGCGGCCTGCCGGTGCGGGTCTTCGGGGCGCCGATGGCGAGCTGGCGCACGCAGATGCCCGCGGGCATGCTGCTCAAGTCGACGCCGGCGGCTTCCACCATCGACGTCCCGCAGCCCGGCCGCACCCTCGGCGACTTCTGCGCGGAGACGGGGGAGGGGCCCTACGCCTCGGACTGGGACATCGTCCCCATCGAGGTGTTCATCCGGTACGGGCAGTGGGTGCAGCAGCGCACGGTCCCCGATCTGGAGCAGGTCAAGGTGGTCTCGGTCGACCGGCGGGACGGCGGCTTCGAGCTGAAGCTGGACAGCGGGGAGCAGGTCGGCGCGCGGGCCGTGGTCGTGGCCACCGGCCTGAGCGGGCTGGCGCAGCTGCCGCCGGAGCTGGCCGCCGCGATCCCGGACGGGCCGTCCGCCACGGGCCCGGTCTCGCACAGTTCGCAGCACCACGACCTGTCCGCGCTGGCCGGGCGCGAGGTGGTGGTGATCGGCGCCGGGCAGTCGGCGCTGGAGAGCGCGGTGCTGCTCGCCGAGGCGGGCGCGGCATCCGTACGGGTGGTGGCGCGCGGCCAGGCCGCGGTGGGCTTCGGTGCGCCGCCGGACCGCCAGCCCCGCCTGCGGCCGCCGTCGCCGTTCGGCAACGCCTGGTCGCTGCATGCGCTGACGTATTACGCCGGCGGCTTTCGCCGGCTGCCGGTGCCCGCCCGGCGGTATCTGGTGCGGCGGGTGCTCGGCCCGCTGGGGGCGTGGTGGCTGCGGGACCGTTTCGCCGGCCGGGTGCAGGTGACGCAGGGGCGGCGGATCGTACGGGCCACGGTCCGTGACGGCCGTCCCGTACTGGCGCTGCGCGGGGCCGACGGGCAGGGCGGGGAGCTCGCCGCCGACCATGTGCTGGCCGCGACGGGCTACCGGATGGACCTGGCGGCACTGGATTTCCTGGGCCAGGGGCTGCGCACCGGGATCGTGACCCGGGCCGGCGGGCCGCTGCTGGACGCGGGCTTCGGCTCGTCCGTACCGGGGCTGTACTTCACGGGGTTGCCGGCGGCCGCCTCGTTCGGGCCGGTGATGCGCTTCGTGTGCGGCACGGAGTTCGCCTCGCCGCGGCTGGCACGGGCGGTGGCGCGGGCCTTCGGGTGA
- a CDS encoding ATP-grasp domain-containing protein, translating to MARSAARLAVDRSVPGLIVKIGAYPLHHGGVGAIRSLGRLGVPMYAVTEDRFTPAALSRYLRGRFVWPTTGREEPDRLVTGLLRIGRRIGRPTLLLPTDEEAAVLIAEHTDALAGSFLFPRSAPGLPRRLASKQGLHELCAAHGVPSPAAVFPGSYADIEAYAGRARFPVVAKNREAFVRRKRPAVAGTTRIGGPDQLLDLARDWGPRPGVILQEYLPREQAEDWIVHACFGADRAPLALFTGVKVRSWPPHAGMTACAYVVDNPELATMSAEFVDRIGFTGIADLDWRFDRRDGRYKLLDFNPRMGAQFRLFENAAGVDVVRAQHLELTGRTVPEGAQRAGRRFVVENVDLPARLAYRRSGPRPPHAPARASGTELAWFAGDDPLPFLTMLARSAGPGARHLRQLRLAGRRAGTEAPLRQGEGPK from the coding sequence GTGGCTCGCAGTGCCGCACGGCTCGCGGTCGACCGGAGCGTTCCGGGGCTGATCGTGAAGATCGGGGCTTACCCCCTGCACCACGGAGGTGTGGGGGCGATCCGCAGCCTGGGGCGGCTCGGGGTGCCCATGTACGCCGTGACGGAGGACCGCTTCACCCCGGCGGCCCTCTCCCGCTATCTCCGGGGCCGTTTCGTCTGGCCGACCACCGGGCGGGAGGAGCCGGACCGGCTGGTGACGGGGCTGCTGCGGATCGGGCGGCGGATCGGCCGGCCGACGCTGCTGCTCCCCACCGACGAAGAGGCGGCCGTGCTGATAGCCGAGCACACCGACGCGCTCGCCGGGTCGTTCCTCTTCCCCCGCTCCGCCCCCGGACTGCCGCGCCGGCTGGCCAGCAAACAGGGCCTGCACGAACTGTGCGCGGCCCATGGAGTGCCCTCGCCGGCCGCCGTCTTCCCCGGTTCGTACGCGGACATCGAGGCGTACGCCGGGCGGGCGCGCTTCCCGGTGGTGGCCAAGAACCGCGAGGCGTTCGTCCGGCGCAAACGGCCCGCCGTCGCGGGGACGACCCGGATAGGAGGGCCGGACCAGTTGCTGGATCTGGCCCGTGACTGGGGCCCGCGGCCGGGCGTGATCCTGCAGGAGTACCTGCCGCGGGAGCAGGCCGAGGACTGGATCGTGCACGCCTGCTTCGGCGCGGACCGTGCGCCGCTGGCGCTGTTCACCGGGGTCAAGGTGCGCTCCTGGCCACCGCACGCCGGCATGACGGCCTGCGCGTACGTCGTCGACAACCCGGAACTCGCCACCATGTCGGCGGAGTTCGTCGACCGCATCGGGTTCACCGGCATCGCCGATCTGGACTGGCGCTTCGACCGCCGCGACGGCCGGTACAAGCTGCTGGACTTCAACCCGCGGATGGGCGCGCAGTTCCGGCTCTTCGAGAACGCCGCCGGGGTGGATGTCGTCCGCGCCCAGCATCTGGAGCTCACCGGGCGCACCGTCCCCGAGGGGGCGCAGCGGGCCGGGCGCCGCTTCGTCGTCGAGAACGTCGATCTGCCCGCCCGGCTCGCGTACCGGCGCAGCGGCCCGCGCCCGCCGCACGCTCCGGCGCGGGCCTCGGGCACCGAGCTGGCGTGGTTCGCGGGCGACGACCCGCTGCCGTTCCTCACGATGCTGGCGCGGTCCGCCGGGCCGGGCGCCCGGCATCTGAGGCAACTGCGGCTGGCGGGCCGCCGGGCGGGTACCGAGGCACCACTCAGGCAAGGGGAGGGACCGAAGTGA
- the fahA gene encoding fumarylacetoacetase, which translates to MPEQSPFDLAEGDPFGPHNLPYGVFSTADAPGQRRLGVRYGDRVLDLSALPSALPAAIHPHAELLAAPTLNPLLAAGRPVWQQIRAAVRSAVTDPAHRDEVAPLFHPLTEVTLHLPFEVADYVDFYASEHHATNVGRIFRPDAAALTPNWKHLPIGYHGRAGTVVVSGTPVVRPHGQRKAPADEAPSFGPSLRLDIEAEVGFVVGTPSTLHEPVPQEAFRDHVFGVCLVNDWSARDIQAWEYVPLGPFLGKSFATSVSAWITPLDALDEARTPPPARDVPLLPYLDDADAEPGGIDVRIEVRINGETVSRPPFSTMYWTAAQQLAHMTVNGASLRTGDLFASGTVSGPDPDQLGCLLELTQGKGPYLQDGDEVTLTAWAPGPEGARIGLGEVTGRILPAG; encoded by the coding sequence ATGCCCGAGCAGAGCCCGTTCGACCTGGCGGAAGGCGATCCCTTCGGCCCGCACAACCTGCCCTACGGCGTGTTCAGCACCGCCGACGCGCCCGGTCAGCGGCGCCTCGGCGTCCGCTACGGCGACCGGGTCCTCGATCTGAGCGCACTGCCGAGCGCCCTGCCCGCCGCCATCCACCCGCACGCCGAACTGCTCGCGGCCCCGACCCTCAACCCGCTGCTGGCGGCCGGCCGTCCCGTCTGGCAGCAGATCCGGGCGGCCGTCCGCAGCGCCGTGACCGACCCGGCGCACCGCGACGAAGTGGCACCGCTGTTCCATCCGCTCACCGAGGTCACGCTGCACCTCCCCTTCGAGGTCGCCGACTACGTCGACTTCTACGCCAGCGAGCACCACGCCACCAACGTCGGCCGGATCTTCCGCCCGGACGCCGCGGCGCTGACCCCCAACTGGAAGCATCTGCCGATCGGTTACCACGGCAGGGCGGGCACCGTCGTCGTCAGCGGCACCCCGGTCGTCCGCCCGCACGGCCAGCGCAAGGCCCCCGCGGACGAAGCGCCCTCCTTCGGCCCCTCCCTCCGCCTCGACATCGAGGCCGAGGTCGGCTTCGTCGTCGGTACGCCCTCCACGCTGCACGAGCCCGTACCGCAGGAAGCCTTCCGCGACCACGTCTTCGGCGTCTGCCTCGTCAACGACTGGTCCGCGCGCGACATCCAGGCCTGGGAGTACGTGCCGCTCGGCCCCTTCCTGGGCAAGTCCTTCGCCACCTCCGTCTCCGCCTGGATCACCCCGCTCGACGCCCTCGACGAGGCCCGGACGCCGCCGCCCGCCCGGGACGTGCCGCTGCTGCCCTACCTCGACGACGCGGACGCGGAGCCGGGCGGCATCGACGTCCGCATCGAGGTGCGCATCAACGGCGAGACCGTCTCCCGGCCGCCGTTCTCCACCATGTACTGGACGGCCGCCCAGCAGCTCGCCCATATGACCGTCAACGGCGCCTCGCTGCGCACCGGCGACCTGTTCGCCTCCGGCACCGTCTCCGGTCCTGACCCCGACCAGCTCGGCTGCCTGCTGGAGCTCACCCAGGGCAAGGGCCCCTACCTCCAGGACGGTGACGAGGTCACTCTCACCGCCTGGGCGCCGGGCCCCGAGGGCGCCCGGATCGGCCTGGGCGAGGTCACCGGCCGCATCCTGCCCGCGGGATGA
- a CDS encoding GPP34 family phosphoprotein, with protein sequence MTGAPLTLPEELLLLALDPVRGRPLNHGAYLRYGLAGAALADLEGAGRITVEGRDRIVVANPLPLGDPVLDGALAALPGPAKQRRGGTARRWVRSAGRPVQELCLRRLEERGALRRESRRALGLFPYERFPAGAVDLAGPARERFAAALGAGFPDRRSRLLGALASATDLDRRLLPGREYRTVRREMKRWAREIWTVHAVERAVRQDKEAASNAGS encoded by the coding sequence ATGACCGGCGCGCCGCTCACCCTCCCGGAGGAGCTGCTGCTGCTCGCCCTCGACCCGGTCCGCGGCCGGCCGCTGAACCACGGCGCGTACCTGCGGTACGGGCTGGCCGGTGCGGCGCTGGCCGATCTGGAGGGGGCCGGGCGGATCACCGTCGAGGGCCGCGACCGGATCGTGGTGGCCAACCCGCTGCCGCTGGGCGACCCGGTGCTGGACGGCGCGCTGGCGGCGCTTCCGGGACCGGCCAAGCAGCGCCGGGGCGGCACGGCGCGGCGCTGGGTGCGCAGCGCCGGACGGCCCGTTCAGGAGCTGTGTCTGCGCCGGCTGGAGGAGCGCGGCGCGCTGCGCAGGGAGTCCCGGCGGGCCCTGGGCCTCTTCCCCTACGAGCGCTTCCCGGCCGGGGCGGTGGATCTGGCCGGCCCGGCCCGGGAGCGCTTCGCCGCGGCGCTCGGCGCCGGGTTCCCGGACCGCCGCAGCCGGCTGCTCGGCGCGCTGGCCTCGGCGACCGACCTCGACCGCAGGCTCCTGCCGGGCCGCGAGTACCGCACGGTCCGCCGCGAGATGAAGCGCTGGGCACGGGAGATCTGGACGGTGCATGCGGTGGAGCGCGCGGTACGTCAGGACAAGGAGGCGGCGTCGAATGCGGGCTCGTGA
- the nuoN gene encoding NADH-quinone oxidoreductase subunit NuoN has protein sequence MSSVASVHSLWTAAAGAPGKIPAPHIEYAQLSPTLIVVGAAVAGILIEGFVPRRHRYYSQLLLTVVALAAAFAAVIGLAAGGFGSSKAHLAAMGALAVDGPALFLQGTILLVSLIAVFTFAERRLDPAAHGKRVDSFAAQAAAVPGGAAEQAAVKAGFTTTEVFPILLFAVGGMLVFPAANDLLTLFIALEVFSLPLYILCALARRQRLLSQEAAVKYFLLGAFSSAFLLFGVALLYGYAGTVTYAGIAEVVSDGAKQIDPALAGTMGNDALLLIGAALVLMGLLFKVGAVPFHMWTPDVYQGAPTPVTGFMAAATKVAAFGALLRLLYVALPGLRWDWQPVMWGVAILTMLGGAIVAITQTDIKRLLAYSSIAHAGFILAGVIATSKDGISSVLFYLGAYSFVTLGAFAVVTLVRDAGGEATALSKWAGLGRRSPLVAAVFAVFLLAFAGIPLTSGFAGKFAVFKAAAQSGAGWLVVVGVISSAIAAFFYIRVIVLMFFNEPKADGPTVAVPSPLTTTAIAVGVTATLVLGLAPQYFLDLAGQAGVFVR, from the coding sequence GTGAGTTCCGTGGCAAGTGTCCACAGCCTGTGGACAGCGGCGGCCGGTGCGCCGGGCAAGATCCCGGCACCGCACATCGAGTACGCCCAGCTGTCGCCGACGCTGATCGTCGTCGGCGCGGCGGTGGCCGGCATCCTCATCGAGGGGTTCGTGCCGCGCCGGCACCGTTACTACTCCCAACTGCTGCTGACCGTGGTGGCGCTGGCCGCCGCGTTCGCCGCGGTGATCGGCCTGGCGGCCGGCGGCTTCGGCTCGTCCAAGGCGCACCTCGCGGCCATGGGCGCCCTCGCCGTCGACGGCCCGGCGCTGTTCCTGCAGGGCACGATCCTGCTGGTGTCCCTCATCGCGGTCTTCACCTTCGCCGAGCGCCGGCTCGACCCGGCGGCGCACGGCAAGCGCGTGGACTCCTTCGCCGCTCAGGCCGCGGCCGTTCCCGGCGGCGCCGCCGAACAGGCCGCGGTCAAGGCCGGGTTCACCACCACCGAGGTCTTCCCGATCCTGCTCTTCGCGGTCGGCGGGATGCTGGTCTTCCCGGCGGCCAACGATCTGCTGACGCTCTTCATCGCGCTGGAGGTCTTCTCCCTCCCGCTGTACATCCTGTGCGCGCTGGCCCGCCGCCAGCGGCTGCTGTCGCAGGAGGCCGCGGTGAAGTACTTCCTCCTCGGCGCCTTCTCGTCGGCCTTCCTGCTGTTCGGCGTGGCCCTGCTGTACGGCTACGCGGGCACGGTCACCTACGCCGGGATCGCCGAGGTGGTCTCGGACGGCGCCAAGCAGATCGATCCGGCGCTGGCCGGCACGATGGGCAATGACGCGCTGCTGCTGATCGGTGCGGCGCTGGTGCTGATGGGGCTGCTGTTCAAGGTCGGCGCGGTCCCCTTCCACATGTGGACCCCGGACGTCTACCAGGGCGCCCCGACCCCGGTCACCGGCTTCATGGCGGCCGCCACCAAGGTCGCCGCGTTCGGTGCGCTGCTGCGGCTGCTGTACGTCGCCCTGCCGGGCCTGCGCTGGGACTGGCAGCCGGTGATGTGGGGCGTCGCGATCCTCACGATGCTGGGCGGAGCGATCGTCGCCATCACCCAGACCGACATCAAGCGGCTGCTGGCCTACTCCTCCATCGCCCACGCCGGCTTCATCCTCGCCGGTGTCATCGCCACCAGCAAGGACGGCATCTCCTCGGTGCTCTTCTACCTCGGCGCCTACTCCTTCGTGACGCTCGGCGCCTTCGCCGTGGTCACCCTGGTGCGGGACGCGGGCGGCGAGGCCACCGCGCTGTCCAAGTGGGCCGGGCTCGGCCGGCGTTCGCCGCTGGTGGCCGCGGTCTTCGCGGTCTTTCTGCTGGCCTTCGCGGGTATCCCGCTGACCTCCGGTTTCGCCGGAAAGTTCGCGGTGTTCAAGGCGGCTGCGCAAAGCGGCGCGGGCTGGCTGGTGGTCGTCGGTGTGATCTCGTCGGCCATTGCCGCGTTCTTCTACATCCGCGTCATCGTGCTGATGTTCTTCAACGAGCCCAAGGCGGACGGCCCGACCGTCGCGGTGCCCAGCCCGCTGACGACCACGGCCATCGCCGTCGGCGTCACGGCCACGCTGGTGCTCGGCCTGGCGCCGCAGTACTTCCTCGACCTGGCCGGCCAGGCCGGGGTCTTCGTGCGCTGA
- a CDS encoding NADH-quinone oxidoreductase subunit M has product MSFPLLTAVAVVPAAGAIATAALPAAKRTAAKWLALLFSLATFALALVVAFRFDPGAKGPFQLTESHAWISDFGVRYELGVDGIAVALIALTTLLIPFVILAGWHDADPLEEATPNRRWRPTQGFFALILAVEAMVVLSFEATDVFLFYLFFEAMLIPMYFLIGGFGDRAGGDGEERDASRRSSAAVKFLLYNLAGGLIMLAAVIGLYAVTADQLGTGTFSLQQIVEARAAGKLEIGAGTERLLFLGFFFAFAVKAPLWPLHTWLPGAMGESTSPVAVLITAVVDKVGTFAMLRFCLQLFPGASSWATPVILVLALISVLYGALLAVAQRDIKRLIAYASISHFGFIIMGIFAMTSQGQSGATLYMVNHGISTAALMLVAGFLISRRGSRMIADYGGVQKVAPVLAGTFLIGGLATLSLPGLAPFVSEFLVLVGTFSRYPVIGIIATLGIVLAALYVLVLYQRTMTGPVKTDVRSMPDLRVRELVVVAPLIALLLFLGVYPKPLTDLVNPAVGHTLSVVDKKDPKPPVQVDAVPGGGRAGHTVRPQDVEAAK; this is encoded by the coding sequence ATGTCGTTTCCCCTGCTGACGGCGGTGGCCGTGGTGCCGGCGGCCGGTGCGATCGCCACCGCCGCGCTGCCCGCCGCCAAGCGCACCGCGGCCAAATGGCTCGCGCTGCTGTTCTCGCTGGCCACCTTCGCGCTGGCGCTGGTGGTCGCGTTCCGCTTCGACCCCGGTGCCAAGGGCCCGTTCCAGCTCACCGAATCGCACGCCTGGATCAGCGACTTCGGTGTCCGCTACGAACTCGGTGTGGACGGCATCGCGGTCGCCCTGATCGCGCTGACCACCCTGCTGATCCCGTTCGTCATCCTGGCGGGCTGGCACGACGCCGATCCCCTGGAAGAGGCCACGCCCAACCGGCGCTGGCGGCCCACCCAGGGCTTCTTCGCGCTGATCCTGGCCGTCGAGGCGATGGTGGTCCTCTCCTTCGAGGCCACCGATGTCTTCCTCTTCTACCTCTTCTTCGAGGCCATGCTGATCCCGATGTACTTCCTCATCGGCGGCTTCGGGGACCGGGCGGGCGGGGACGGTGAGGAGCGGGACGCGAGCCGGCGGTCGTCGGCCGCGGTGAAGTTCCTGCTCTACAACCTCGCCGGCGGACTGATCATGCTGGCCGCGGTGATCGGGCTGTATGCGGTCACCGCCGACCAGCTCGGCACCGGCACGTTCTCGCTGCAGCAGATCGTCGAGGCGCGGGCGGCCGGCAAGCTGGAGATCGGAGCCGGCACCGAACGGCTGCTCTTCCTCGGCTTCTTCTTCGCCTTCGCGGTGAAGGCGCCGCTGTGGCCGCTGCACACCTGGCTGCCCGGTGCCATGGGCGAGTCGACCTCGCCGGTCGCGGTGCTGATCACCGCGGTCGTCGACAAGGTCGGCACCTTCGCGATGCTCCGCTTCTGCCTCCAGCTCTTCCCCGGGGCCAGCAGCTGGGCCACCCCGGTCATCCTCGTTCTGGCGCTGATCAGCGTGCTGTACGGCGCGCTGCTGGCGGTCGCCCAGCGGGACATCAAGCGGCTGATCGCCTACGCCTCGATCTCCCACTTCGGGTTCATCATCATGGGCATCTTCGCGATGACGTCCCAGGGCCAGAGCGGCGCGACGCTCTACATGGTCAACCACGGCATCTCGACCGCCGCGCTGATGCTGGTGGCCGGGTTCCTGATCAGCCGCCGCGGCTCGCGGATGATCGCGGACTACGGCGGCGTCCAGAAGGTCGCCCCGGTCCTCGCCGGCACGTTCCTCATCGGCGGCCTGGCCACCCTCTCGCTGCCCGGCCTGGCCCCGTTCGTCAGCGAATTCCTGGTCCTGGTCGGCACGTTCAGCCGCTATCCGGTGATCGGCATCATCGCCACCCTCGGCATCGTCCTCGCCGCGCTGTACGTCCTCGTCCTCTACCAGCGGACGATGACCGGGCCGGTGAAGACGGACGTGCGGAGCATGCCGGACCTGCGGGTACGGGAGCTGGTGGTGGTGGCGCCGCTGATCGCGCTGCTGCTCTTCCTCGGGGTGTATCCGAAACCGCTCACCGACCTCGTCAATCCGGCGGTCGGCCACACCCTGTCCGTCGTGGACAAGAAGGACCCCAAGCCCCCTGTGCAGGTGGACGCCGTGCCCGGTGGAGGCCGGGCCGGCCATACCGTGCGCCCTCAAGACGTGGAGGCCGCGAAGTGA
- the nuoL gene encoding NADH-quinone oxidoreductase subunit L, whose product MENLIALLVAAPLVGAALLLCGGTRLDRTGHLIGTLFSVASFAIGVVLFADMLGKGVDDRALHQHLFTWIPVGGFHADIAFQLDQLSMTFVLLITGVGSLIHIYSIGYMEHDERRRRFFGYLNLFLAAMLLLVLADNYLLLYVGWEGVGLASYLLIGFWQHKPSAATAAKKAFLVNRVGDMGLSIAIMLMFTTFGTFAFGPVLAATGDTSEGKLTAIGLMLLLAACGKSAQVPLQSWLGDAMEGPTPVSALIHAATMVTAGVYLITRSGAVFNAAPTAQLAVVVVGAVTLLFGAIVGCAKDDIKKALAGSTMSQIGYMILAAGLGPIGYAFAIMHLVTHGFFKAGLFLGAGSVMHGMNEEVDMRRYGGLRKYLPVTFVTFGLGYLAIIGFPGLSGFFSKDKIIEAAFAKGGTEGWILGGAALLGAAITAFYMTRVMLMTFFGEKRWNPDEVHPHESPKVMTLPMIVLALGSVFAGGLFSINEAFVKWLEPVTSFAHGHSPVSATTVTASTIVVLLLGVGIAWLMYGRKPVPALAPRGSLLTRAARRDLLQDDFNHVVFVRGGEELTGTLVQLDRTLVDGAVNGTAASMGGLSGLLRRLQTGFVRSYAVQMLGGAAVLVAATLLMRGV is encoded by the coding sequence GTGGAGAACTTGATCGCGCTGCTTGTCGCGGCACCGCTGGTCGGTGCGGCCCTGCTGTTGTGCGGAGGTACACGACTCGACCGCACCGGCCACCTCATCGGCACGCTGTTCTCGGTGGCGTCGTTCGCCATCGGAGTGGTGCTCTTCGCCGACATGCTCGGCAAGGGCGTCGACGACCGCGCGCTGCACCAGCACCTGTTCACCTGGATTCCGGTCGGCGGCTTCCACGCCGATATCGCCTTCCAGCTCGACCAGCTGTCGATGACCTTCGTCCTGCTGATCACCGGTGTCGGATCGCTGATCCACATCTACTCGATCGGCTATATGGAGCACGACGAGCGGCGCCGCCGCTTCTTCGGCTACCTCAACCTCTTCCTCGCGGCGATGCTGCTGCTCGTCCTCGCCGACAACTACCTCCTGCTGTACGTCGGCTGGGAGGGCGTCGGCCTCGCCTCGTACCTCCTCATCGGCTTCTGGCAGCACAAGCCGAGCGCGGCCACCGCCGCCAAGAAGGCGTTCCTGGTCAACCGGGTCGGCGACATGGGCCTGTCCATCGCGATCATGCTGATGTTCACGACGTTCGGGACCTTCGCCTTCGGCCCGGTGCTCGCCGCCACCGGTGACACTTCCGAGGGCAAGCTGACCGCCATCGGGCTGATGCTGCTGCTGGCCGCCTGCGGCAAGTCGGCGCAGGTACCGCTGCAGTCCTGGCTCGGTGACGCGATGGAGGGCCCGACCCCGGTCTCGGCCCTGATCCACGCCGCCACCATGGTCACCGCCGGGGTGTATCTGATCACCCGCTCCGGGGCGGTCTTCAACGCCGCGCCGACCGCCCAGCTGGCGGTCGTCGTGGTCGGTGCGGTCACGCTCCTCTTCGGTGCGATCGTCGGTTGCGCCAAGGACGACATCAAGAAGGCGCTGGCCGGCTCGACGATGTCGCAGATCGGCTACATGATCCTGGCCGCCGGCCTCGGCCCGATCGGCTACGCCTTCGCGATCATGCACCTGGTCACCCACGGCTTCTTCAAGGCGGGCCTCTTCCTCGGCGCCGGCTCCGTGATGCACGGCATGAACGAGGAGGTGGACATGCGCCGTTACGGCGGCCTGCGGAAGTACCTGCCGGTCACCTTCGTCACCTTCGGCCTCGGCTATCTGGCGATCATCGGCTTCCCCGGTCTGTCCGGCTTCTTCTCCAAGGACAAGATCATCGAGGCGGCGTTCGCCAAGGGCGGCACCGAGGGCTGGATCCTCGGCGGCGCGGCCCTGCTGGGCGCGGCGATCACCGCGTTCTACATGACCCGGGTGATGCTGATGACGTTCTTCGGCGAGAAGCGCTGGAACCCCGACGAGGTGCATCCGCACGAGTCGCCGAAGGTCATGACGCTGCCGATGATCGTGCTGGCCCTCGGATCGGTCTTCGCGGGCGGGCTGTTCAGCATCAACGAGGCCTTTGTGAAGTGGCTGGAGCCGGTCACCTCGTTCGCGCACGGCCACTCCCCGGTCAGCGCGACCACCGTCACCGCCTCGACGATCGTGGTGCTGCTCCTCGGCGTCGGCATCGCCTGGCTGATGTACGGCCGCAAGCCCGTTCCGGCGCTCGCCCCGCGCGGCTCGCTGCTGACCCGGGCGGCCCGCCGCGATCTGCTCCAGGACGACTTCAACCACGTCGTGTTCGTACGCGGCGGGGAAGAGCTCACCGGCACCCTCGTCCAGCTCGACCGCACCCTCGTGGACGGCGCGGTCAACGGCACGGCGGCCTCGATGGGCGGACTCTCCGGCCTGCTGCGCCGGTTGCAGACCGGATTCGTCCGTTCGTACGCGGTCCAGATGCTGGGCGGGGCCGCCGTTCTCGTCGCCGCGACCCTGCTGATGAGGGGTGTCTGA